A region from the Halosolutus gelatinilyticus genome encodes:
- a CDS encoding Lrp/AsnC family transcriptional regulator yields MELDDVDKGILYLLQRDARSVTTEEIGDRVGVSASTVRNRIEKLEDASIIRGYYPDIDYDKAGLQLYVEIICSAPNPQREHLVDEARDVNGIIAVREVLNGKENVQIDAVGTESDDVARITDELSEIGMEVVNTKIIKETYTQPFSHFGRHIVRGGEF; encoded by the coding sequence ATGGAACTGGACGATGTCGACAAAGGGATTTTATACCTGCTTCAGCGTGACGCTCGAAGCGTTACCACGGAAGAGATCGGAGACCGAGTCGGCGTCTCGGCCAGTACGGTCCGTAACCGCATCGAGAAATTGGAGGACGCCAGCATCATCCGCGGCTATTATCCGGACATCGACTACGACAAGGCCGGTCTCCAGCTCTACGTCGAGATCATCTGTAGCGCACCCAATCCGCAACGAGAACACCTCGTGGACGAGGCCCGCGACGTAAACGGCATCATCGCCGTCCGAGAGGTCCTCAACGGAAAGGAAAACGTTCAGATCGACGCCGTCGGTACGGAATCCGACGACGTCGCCCGCATCACCGACGAACTGAGCGAGATCGGGATGGAAGTGGTCAACACGAAGATCATCAAGGAGACGTACACGCAGCCGTTTAGCCACTTCGGACGGCATATCGTGCGGGGAGGGGAATTTTGA
- the rio1 gene encoding serine/threonine-protein kinase Rio1: MGQGTEYGLVDLDEAETPGDEWEEIDVSDTEADRIARKRDREFNEFQERIKDADQFKVEQSVFDDATFAALYKLVQDGYVEAFGGPLSTGKEANVYHALGDDREVAVKVYRINASNFRQMRDYLEGDPRFEGLGGKKKDVVLAWVKKEFANLSRAKTAGVRVPEPIAAERNVLVMEYIGNEDGRAKRLGEVHIENPQTAYDVMREYMRRLYSAGLIHGDLSEYNVVFDDGQLVVIDLGQAVTVHHPNSRGFLERDCRNVANFFARQGLDADADELLEFVTSPDPDPSRD; encoded by the coding sequence ATGGGACAGGGAACGGAGTACGGGCTGGTCGACCTCGACGAGGCCGAGACGCCGGGCGACGAGTGGGAGGAGATCGACGTCTCGGACACCGAGGCCGATCGGATCGCCCGCAAACGCGATCGGGAGTTCAACGAGTTTCAGGAGCGGATCAAGGACGCCGACCAGTTCAAGGTCGAACAGTCGGTATTCGACGACGCGACTTTCGCGGCGCTGTACAAACTGGTCCAGGACGGCTACGTCGAAGCGTTCGGCGGGCCGCTCTCGACGGGCAAGGAAGCCAACGTCTACCACGCGCTGGGCGACGATCGCGAGGTCGCGGTGAAGGTCTACCGGATCAACGCCTCGAACTTCCGGCAGATGCGCGACTACCTCGAAGGCGATCCCCGCTTCGAGGGCCTGGGCGGCAAGAAGAAGGACGTCGTCCTCGCGTGGGTCAAAAAGGAGTTCGCCAACCTGTCGCGGGCGAAAACCGCCGGCGTCCGCGTTCCCGAACCGATCGCCGCCGAGCGTAACGTGCTGGTCATGGAGTACATCGGAAACGAGGACGGCCGCGCGAAGCGCCTCGGCGAGGTCCACATCGAGAACCCCCAGACCGCCTACGACGTCATGCGCGAGTACATGCGCCGGCTGTACTCGGCCGGGCTGATCCACGGCGATCTGAGCGAGTACAACGTCGTCTTCGACGATGGCCAGCTCGTGGTCATCGATCTCGGACAGGCCGTCACCGTCCACCACCCGAACAGCCGGGGGTTCCTCGAACGCGACTGTCGCAACGTCGCGAACTTCTTCGCGCGACAGGGGCTCGACGCCGACGCGGACGAACTGCTCGAGTTCGTCACGAGCCCGGACCCCGATCCGTCGCGGGACTGA
- a CDS encoding 2Fe-2S iron-sulfur cluster-binding protein, translating to MARHEVTLDWVGGQTRMIDVDEDETVLAAAQRAGAPLPLPYGCRTGACGTCVGRLLSIEGSEAAGDDGRTAESIDVADAFAYRREPRALKPRHRDDGYVLLCIARPRANSRVAVGSRVQSELVDNPWK from the coding sequence ATGGCTCGCCACGAGGTCACGCTCGACTGGGTCGGCGGGCAGACGCGGATGATCGACGTCGACGAGGACGAGACGGTGCTCGCGGCGGCCCAGCGAGCCGGCGCGCCGTTACCCTTACCCTACGGCTGTCGCACGGGCGCGTGCGGGACGTGTGTGGGGCGGCTACTCTCTATCGAGGGGAGCGAGGCGGCGGGTGACGACGGACGCACTGCGGAATCGATCGACGTCGCGGACGCGTTCGCGTACCGGCGCGAGCCGCGGGCGCTAAAACCCCGCCACCGGGACGACGGTTACGTGCTCCTGTGTATCGCCAGACCGCGGGCGAACAGCCGGGTCGCCGTCGGCTCGCGGGTGCAGTCCGAACTGGTCGACAACCCCTGGAAGTAG
- a CDS encoding tryptophan--tRNA ligase: MDDTNDARTRSERRPIDRADDSEQPTDDGDADDFVVTPYAVAGEIDYEKLLDRFGADPLTDDQIARFPDHPLLRRRTFYAGRDVDGYLDAAEAGEPHAIVTGRGPSGPMHLGHILPLYLAKRFQEATGATVYVPLSDDEKFLAKDRSFAEIGEYARDNLRDVLAVGFDPGKTRIVVDTADADVIYPIAVRLAAHLTPATVEAVYGEQDSVGLQFYPAVQATHLLLPQFVEGRQPTLVPIAVDQDPHVRVCRDVAAKEALPVEKPGALLGRFLPSLAGPGKMSSSDDAPSIELAADPATVAETIRTHAYTGGQATVAEHRERGGDPTVDVPFQYLRYFFEADDDELDRIAADYRAGDLLSGELKEIAIERIADFLAGHRRRRAELGPLEDAIEPYRLTGAERRSALDRAGVPAVVEP, from the coding sequence ATGGACGACACGAACGACGCACGGACCCGCTCCGAACGCCGGCCGATCGATCGCGCCGACGACTCCGAACAGCCGACGGACGACGGTGACGCAGACGACTTCGTCGTCACGCCCTACGCCGTCGCCGGCGAGATCGACTACGAGAAACTGCTCGATCGGTTCGGAGCCGATCCGCTGACCGACGACCAGATCGCGCGCTTTCCGGACCACCCGCTGCTCCGGCGGCGGACCTTTTATGCGGGCCGAGACGTCGACGGCTACCTCGACGCCGCCGAGGCGGGCGAGCCACACGCGATCGTGACCGGCAGGGGACCCTCGGGGCCCATGCACCTCGGTCACATCCTCCCGCTGTACCTCGCGAAGCGCTTTCAGGAGGCGACGGGAGCCACGGTCTACGTCCCGCTCTCGGACGACGAGAAGTTCCTCGCGAAGGATCGGTCGTTCGCCGAGATCGGCGAGTACGCGCGCGATAACCTGCGAGACGTGCTCGCGGTCGGCTTCGATCCAGGTAAAACGAGAATCGTCGTCGACACGGCCGACGCGGACGTGATCTACCCGATCGCCGTCCGCCTCGCGGCACACCTCACGCCGGCGACCGTCGAGGCCGTCTACGGTGAGCAGGACTCCGTCGGGTTGCAGTTCTACCCGGCCGTGCAGGCGACCCACCTGCTGCTCCCCCAGTTCGTCGAGGGGCGCCAGCCGACGCTCGTCCCGATCGCGGTGGATCAGGATCCGCACGTCCGGGTCTGTCGCGACGTCGCCGCGAAGGAGGCGCTTCCGGTCGAGAAGCCGGGCGCGCTGCTCGGCCGATTCCTCCCGAGTCTCGCCGGACCGGGCAAGATGAGTTCCTCCGACGACGCGCCGTCGATCGAACTCGCGGCCGATCCCGCGACCGTCGCGGAGACGATACGCACGCACGCGTACACGGGCGGGCAGGCGACGGTCGCGGAACACCGCGAGCGCGGCGGCGATCCGACCGTCGACGTCCCCTTCCAGTACCTGCGGTACTTCTTCGAGGCAGACGACGACGAACTCGATCGCATCGCGGCCGACTACCGCGCGGGCGACCTGCTCAGCGGCGAGCTGAAGGAGATCGCGATCGAACGGATCGCGGACTTCCTCGCCGGTCACCGGCGCCGTCGCGCGGAACTGGGGCCGCTCGAGGACGCTATCGAGCCGTACCGATTGACCGGCGCGGAGCGCCGATCGGCGCTCGATCGGGCCGGCGTACCGGCGGTGGTCGAGCCGTAG
- a CDS encoding selenium-binding family protein: MSDASSGSSEAGPDHEHEHHEHEGPGYATPQAAIEEGDRENLAYVMSLYVGTDVDASDFVAVVDLDPDSETYCEIVDRIEMPEKGDELHHFGWNACSSSCHMEGLERRHLIVPGQRSSRIHVIDTKDRRNPELVEVIEPEEVFEHDLSAPHTVHCVPDGEIMISMLGDADGELPGGFLQLNDDFEIEGRWDPPGEIEMNYDYWYQPRQNVMVSSEWAAPKTYYPGFDLDDVEAGNYGRKLHFWDWEAGTVEQTIDLGEEGLIPLEVRFLHTPESTHGFVGAALSSNVFHFWEDDGEYRAEKVIDFESREHPDWDMPVPALPTDILISMDDRYLFGSNWLHGDIWMYDVSDPSNPRRADSLSIGGTFGEIQEVQGRELAAGPQMIQLSLDGERLYWTTSLFSSWDDQFYPEEAERGSVMLKADVDPRNGTLELDEEFLVDWGELPEGPARAHEIRWPDGDCTSDVWQ; encoded by the coding sequence ATGAGCGATGCTAGCAGCGGTAGTTCCGAAGCGGGACCGGACCACGAACACGAGCACCACGAGCACGAGGGGCCGGGCTACGCGACGCCGCAGGCCGCGATCGAGGAGGGCGATCGGGAGAACCTCGCGTACGTGATGAGCCTGTACGTCGGGACGGACGTCGACGCGTCGGACTTCGTGGCGGTCGTCGACCTCGATCCGGACTCCGAGACCTACTGCGAGATCGTCGATCGGATCGAAATGCCCGAGAAGGGCGACGAACTCCACCACTTCGGGTGGAACGCCTGTTCCTCGTCGTGCCACATGGAGGGACTCGAGCGCAGACACCTGATCGTCCCCGGCCAGCGCTCCTCGCGGATTCACGTGATCGACACGAAAGACCGGCGAAATCCGGAGCTGGTCGAGGTGATCGAGCCCGAGGAGGTCTTCGAGCACGACCTCTCGGCGCCGCACACGGTTCACTGCGTGCCGGACGGCGAGATCATGATCAGCATGCTCGGGGACGCCGACGGCGAGCTGCCGGGCGGCTTCCTCCAACTCAACGACGACTTCGAGATCGAGGGTCGGTGGGATCCGCCGGGCGAGATCGAGATGAACTACGACTACTGGTACCAGCCCCGCCAGAACGTGATGGTCTCGAGCGAGTGGGCCGCCCCCAAAACGTACTATCCCGGATTCGACCTCGACGACGTCGAGGCGGGCAACTACGGCCGGAAGCTCCACTTCTGGGACTGGGAGGCGGGCACCGTCGAGCAGACGATCGACCTCGGCGAGGAGGGACTCATTCCGCTCGAAGTACGGTTCCTCCACACGCCCGAATCGACTCACGGGTTCGTCGGCGCCGCGCTCTCGTCGAACGTATTCCACTTCTGGGAGGACGACGGCGAGTACCGCGCGGAGAAGGTGATCGACTTCGAGAGTCGCGAGCACCCCGACTGGGACATGCCCGTTCCCGCCCTGCCGACGGACATCCTGATCTCGATGGACGATCGATACCTGTTCGGCTCGAACTGGCTCCACGGCGATATCTGGATGTACGACGTCTCCGACCCGTCGAACCCGCGGCGGGCCGACTCGCTCTCGATCGGCGGCACCTTCGGCGAGATCCAGGAGGTGCAGGGCCGGGAACTCGCCGCCGGCCCGCAGATGATCCAGCTGAGCCTCGACGGCGAGCGCCTCTACTGGACCACTTCCTTGTTCTCCTCGTGGGACGACCAGTTCTACCCCGAGGAGGCCGAACGGGGATCGGTGATGCTGAAGGCCGACGTCGACCCGCGAAACGGGACGCTCGAACTCGACGAGGAGTTCCTCGTCGACTGGGGCGAGTTACCCGAGGGACCCGCCCGCGCCCACGAGATCCGCTGGCCCGACGGCGACTGCACGAGCGACGTCTGGCAGTAA
- a CDS encoding IucA/IucC family protein translates to MDPNDTTLRNALDAEIWETVERRLLTKMLEEFTYEEIVTPRKTAIDDDRATYRFELGEIAYRFEAAERMLDSLHVYGDTVERRDGAVERRADGDGERSGDGWEPIGDPLCLLRDLGETTSLDGLTEGNLVREYKRTLLADAHIEARRRGRDGFDPLDLDYAHLEGEMDGHPWITYNKGRLGWGYDDYRRYAPERTEPVTLSWAAVRKEKATFVAVETVEHDSLVASELGDRYDEFRDRLADRGLDPDAYYFLPVHDWQWEHSVVPLFPDDIADNDIVALGEGPDEYLPQQSVRTFVNVDDDERHHVKVPMRILNTLVWRGLPGERTELAPTVTEYIKGIYDRDEFLQEQGLVLPGEIAGVNYDHSDFAAIDGSPYQYHELLGAIWRESIYTFLDDGERAITLSSLMHVDGEGEPYVSRLVDRSGLSLDEWLEAFFDTVLPPLLHFLYRYGTVFSPHGQNTVLIVEDGVPVRLAVKDFVDDVNVSDRSLPELEALPDEMHRVLRKEPPEGLCQFIFCGLFVCVLRYVADILEEREDYPEERFWTHARTTILDYQAQFPELEDRFELFDLLQPEFTKLSLNRNRIFEYGYDDAPGRPHASEHGTVTNALHEVADRRSDATQPSPADD, encoded by the coding sequence ATGGACCCCAACGACACGACGCTACGGAACGCACTGGACGCAGAGATCTGGGAGACGGTCGAACGCCGCCTCCTGACGAAGATGTTAGAAGAGTTCACCTACGAGGAGATCGTCACCCCCCGGAAGACCGCGATCGACGACGATCGCGCCACCTACCGGTTCGAGCTCGGCGAGATCGCCTACCGCTTCGAGGCGGCCGAGCGGATGCTGGACAGCCTCCACGTCTACGGCGACACCGTCGAACGCCGCGACGGGGCTGTCGAACGCCGGGCCGACGGCGACGGCGAGCGCTCGGGGGACGGCTGGGAACCCATCGGGGACCCACTCTGCCTCCTGCGCGACCTCGGCGAGACGACGTCCCTCGACGGACTCACCGAGGGCAACCTCGTCCGCGAGTACAAGCGAACGCTGCTGGCCGATGCTCACATCGAGGCTCGTCGGCGGGGACGAGACGGGTTCGATCCCCTGGACCTCGACTACGCGCACCTGGAAGGCGAGATGGACGGTCATCCGTGGATCACCTACAACAAGGGTCGCCTCGGGTGGGGGTACGACGACTACCGGCGGTACGCCCCGGAACGAACAGAACCCGTAACGCTCTCGTGGGCCGCCGTCCGAAAGGAAAAGGCGACGTTCGTCGCCGTCGAGACCGTCGAGCACGACTCGCTCGTCGCGAGCGAACTCGGCGACCGCTACGACGAGTTCCGCGATCGGCTCGCCGATCGTGGACTCGACCCGGACGCGTACTACTTCCTCCCGGTGCACGACTGGCAGTGGGAGCACAGCGTCGTCCCGCTGTTTCCCGACGACATCGCCGACAACGACATCGTGGCGCTCGGCGAGGGCCCCGACGAGTACCTCCCCCAGCAATCCGTTCGCACCTTCGTCAACGTCGACGACGACGAGAGACACCACGTGAAGGTCCCGATGCGGATACTCAATACGCTCGTCTGGCGAGGGCTGCCCGGAGAGCGGACCGAACTCGCGCCGACGGTGACCGAGTACATCAAGGGGATCTACGATCGGGACGAGTTCCTCCAGGAGCAGGGGCTCGTGCTGCCCGGCGAGATCGCCGGCGTGAATTACGACCATTCGGATTTCGCAGCCATCGACGGCTCGCCGTACCAGTACCACGAACTTCTCGGCGCGATCTGGCGCGAGTCCATCTACACGTTCCTCGACGACGGCGAGCGCGCGATCACGCTCTCGTCCCTGATGCACGTCGACGGCGAGGGGGAGCCCTACGTCTCGCGTCTCGTCGATCGGTCCGGACTCTCGCTCGACGAGTGGCTCGAGGCGTTCTTCGACACCGTGCTCCCGCCGCTGTTGCACTTTCTCTACCGGTACGGGACGGTGTTCTCCCCGCACGGTCAGAACACCGTTCTCATCGTCGAGGACGGCGTCCCCGTCCGACTGGCCGTCAAGGACTTCGTGGACGACGTGAACGTGAGCGACCGGTCGCTCCCCGAACTGGAGGCCCTCCCGGACGAGATGCACCGCGTGCTCCGGAAAGAACCCCCGGAGGGCCTCTGCCAGTTCATCTTCTGCGGGTTGTTCGTCTGCGTTCTCCGGTACGTCGCGGATATCCTCGAAGAGCGCGAAGACTACCCCGAAGAACGGTTCTGGACGCACGCGAGGACGACGATCCTCGACTACCAGGCGCAGTTCCCCGAACTCGAGGATCGGTTCGAACTGTTCGATCTGCTCCAGCCGGAGTTCACGAAGCTCAGCCTCAACCGCAATCGCATCTTCGAATACGGGTACGACGACGCTCCCGGCCGTCCGCACGCGTCCGAACACGGGACGGTGACGAACGCGCTCCACGAGGTCGCGGATCGACGGTCCGACGCGACCCAGCCGAGCCCCGCCGACGACTGA
- a CDS encoding HalOD1 output domain-containing protein, with product MSVVYDPVTDVFEAQFDRAAIDPSEAVIEAIADVRDVEPIRLDPLYEFVDPEALDRICADRSDADCTVTFAYLEYRVAITDSGVITIRPRRDE from the coding sequence GTGTCGGTCGTGTACGACCCCGTAACCGACGTGTTCGAAGCGCAGTTCGATCGCGCAGCCATCGATCCGAGCGAAGCCGTGATCGAGGCGATCGCCGACGTTCGAGACGTCGAACCGATACGGCTCGACCCGTTGTACGAATTCGTCGATCCGGAAGCGCTCGATCGAATCTGCGCCGATCGCTCCGACGCCGATTGCACGGTTACGTTCGCGTACCTCGAGTACAGAGTCGCGATCACGGATTCCGGGGTCATTACGATTCGCCCGCGCCGCGACGAGTGA
- a CDS encoding SPW repeat domain-containing protein, with amino-acid sequence MSDTPTDTTDPSTERGTDTRTDRNTLNTDVMQWVSALAALIGLYVVASPFILESTEAAIWNDSLVGTAIFLLAGYNFVRLSRDRLASVGVASLSVLLGLWLLISPAVIEMGSNELATGTAISGLLIAALSAYNAYANSKADAPEDAVARTRA; translated from the coding sequence ATGAGCGATACACCGACCGATACGACAGATCCGAGCACCGAACGCGGAACCGACACCAGAACCGATCGGAACACGCTGAACACGGACGTCATGCAGTGGGTCAGCGCCCTCGCCGCGCTGATCGGACTGTACGTCGTCGCGTCGCCGTTCATCCTCGAATCGACGGAGGCGGCGATCTGGAACGACTCGCTCGTCGGAACGGCGATCTTCCTGCTCGCCGGCTACAACTTCGTCCGCCTGTCGCGCGATCGACTGGCGAGCGTGGGCGTCGCCTCGCTGAGCGTCCTGCTCGGCCTCTGGCTTCTCATCTCGCCCGCGGTGATCGAGATGGGGAGCAACGAACTCGCGACCGGAACGGCGATCTCCGGGCTGCTCATCGCCGCGCTGTCGGCGTACAACGCGTACGCCAACAGCAAGGCCGACGCGCCCGAGGACGCCGTCGCCCGAACCCGCGCGTAA